The region TGGGCGGCGCTCAAGGCCACCGAGATCCGGACGTACCCCGCATGAGCACGGCGCTGGTCGTGGCGCACGACGTCTACGGTCCCGACGCGCACCTCCGGGCGATGGCCGAGGCCGTGCGCGGTCCGGGGTGGACGGTCTCGACGCCGAACTTCCTGCCCGGCGGCGTGGTCCACCCGCACGACCGGGAGGCCGAGGCGTACCGGAGGTTCACCGACGAGGTGGGCGTGGACGCCATGGCCCGGTCGCTGGCCGCGCACGCGGCGGACCTGCGCACGGGCCACGAACGCGTGCTGTGCCTGGGGTTCGGCGTCGGGGCGGCGGCCACGTGGCTGGCCTCCGACGCGTTCGACTCGATCGTGTGCGTGTACGGCTCGCGGATCCGGGACCACATCGGACACGTGCCGCGCGTCCCGTGCCTGGCGATCCTCGCCGGGCACGAGCCCGGGTCCGACCCGTGCGAGGTGGCCGGGCAGATCACCGGGCCGACCGTGGCGGTCGAGGTGGT is a window of Saccharothrix espanaensis DSM 44229 DNA encoding:
- a CDS encoding dienelactone hydrolase family protein — translated: MSTALVVAHDVYGPDAHLRAMAEAVRGPGWTVSTPNFLPGGVVHPHDREAEAYRRFTDEVGVDAMARSLAAHAADLRTGHERVLCLGFGVGAAATWLASDAFDSIVCVYGSRIRDHIGHVPRVPCLAILAGHEPGSDPCEVAGQITGPTVAVEVVDAGHGFCDQDGLRHDPVRRAGVVRSARRFLHSG